In Scylla paramamosain isolate STU-SP2022 chromosome 1, ASM3559412v1, whole genome shotgun sequence, one DNA window encodes the following:
- the LOC135103768 gene encoding keratin-associated protein 5-3-like, giving the protein MLCVNGEKCVFFSGVWDVPRCVGCAPVCGVCPGVWGVPRCVGCAPVCGVCPGVWDVPRCVGCAPVCGMCPGVWGVPRCVGCAPVCGVCPGVWGVPRCVGCAPVCGVCPGVWGVPRCVGCAPVCGVCPGVWGVPRCLGCAPVCGMCPGVWGVPRCVGCAPVFGVCPVVWDVPRCVGCAPVYGMCPSVWDVPRCVGCASMCGMWPGLWDDLLYR; this is encoded by the coding sequence ATGTTATGTGTAAATGGTGAGAAATGTGTCTTCTTCTCCGGTGTGTGGGATGTGCCCCGGTGTGTGGGGTGTGCCCCGGTGTGTGGGGTGTGCCCCGGTGTGTGGGGTGTGCCCCGGTGTGTGGGATGTGCCCCGGTGTGTGGGGTGTGCCCCGGTGTGTGGGATGTGCCCCGGTGTGTGGGGTGTGCCCCGGTGTGTGGGATGTGCCCCGGTGTGTGGGGTGTGCCCCGGTGTGTGGGATGTGCCCCGGTGTGTGGGGTGTGCCCCGGTGTGTGGGGTGTGCCCCGGTGTGTGGGATGTGCCCCGGTGTGTGGGGTGTGCCCCGGTGTGTGGGGTGTGCCTCGATGTGTGGGGTGTGCCCCGGTGTGTGGGGTGTGCCCCGGTGTGTGGGGTGTGCCCCGGTGTTTGGGGTGTGCCCCGGTGTGTGGGATGTGCCCCGGTGTGTGGGGTGTGCCCCGGTGTGTGGGGTGTGCCCCGGTGTTTGGGGTGTGCCCCGTTGTGTGGGATGTGCCCCGGTGTGTGGGATGTGCCCCGGTGTATGGGATGTGTCCCAGTGTGTGGGATGTGCCCCGGTGTGTGGGATGTGCCTCGATGTGTGGGATGTGGCCCGGTTTGTGGGATGATCTCCTTTACCGTTAA